In the Malaya genurostris strain Urasoe2022 chromosome 1, Malgen_1.1, whole genome shotgun sequence genome, one interval contains:
- the LOC131426099 gene encoding uncharacterized protein LOC131426099: MLSNSTDDDAHDKLVQEKLVSFCKLLDSNYRQIKQLIGPERANVDKTLVKASRYELLEKSGISTTSKVYTEDQIEKILTECLNEINERLIATGRLVSTLDDDYEKLLQSYRELDEASRTLNWSRTDSPLISGTSTQKGLEYYLQEGYLAVQQLNLVVIQVKFTFNAVDMLDKASIERFRDCLKMSEELDAYLQEFVAYTVFIVK; this comes from the exons ATGTTGTCCAACAGTACAGATGATGATGCACACGACAAATTGGTACAGGAAAAGTTGGTATCGTTTTGTAAACTACTCGATTCCAACTACAGACAAATCAAACAGCTGATCGGCCCGGAACGAGCGAATGTGGACAAAACGTTGGTGAAAGCATCCCGCTACGAGTTGTTGGAAAAGAGTGGCATCAGTACAACCAGCAAAGTGTACACGGAGGATCAGATTGAGAAAATACTAACCGAGTGCTTGAATGAAATCAACGAACGATTGATTGCAACTGGTAGATTGGT CTCGACATTGGATGATGACTACGAAAAGCTTCTTCAATCCTATCGTGAACTAGATGAAGCTAGCCGCACACTGAACTGGTCCCGAACTGATAGTCCACTAATATCCGGTACGAGTACACAAAAAGGACTCGAGTACTACCTTCAGGAAGGGTACTTAGCTGTGCAACAATTAAATCTGGTAGTTATACAAGTAAAGTTCACTTTTAACGCCGTGGACATGCTGGATAAAGCGAGTATTGAGCGATTTCGGGACTGTCTCAAAATGTCCGAAGAGTTGGATGCTTACTTGCAAGAATTTGTCGCTTATACAGTTTTTATAGTAAAATAA